In a genomic window of Bacteroidota bacterium:
- the nqrE gene encoding NADH:ubiquinone reductase (Na(+)-transporting) subunit E encodes MEHINIFVKSIFIDNMIFAYFLGMCSYLAVSKTVKTGVGLGVAVIFVLGVTVPVNYLLENYILREGALAWMGPEFAAIDLSFLSFIMFIAVIASIVQLVEMAVEKFAPALYGALGIFLPLIAVNCSILGGALFMQERDYAGLSQATVFGLGSGVGWFLAIVAIAAIREKIRYSNVPPALRGLGITFIITGLMGIAFMSFMGIEL; translated from the coding sequence ATGGAACATATAAATATTTTCGTCAAGTCCATTTTTATTGACAATATGATCTTCGCATACTTCTTGGGTATGTGTTCTTATCTCGCTGTTTCAAAAACTGTTAAAACAGGTGTAGGCCTTGGTGTTGCTGTGATTTTTGTTCTAGGTGTTACCGTTCCGGTTAATTACCTGCTTGAAAATTATATACTTCGTGAAGGAGCTCTTGCCTGGATGGGTCCTGAGTTTGCCGCTATTGATTTGAGTTTTTTGAGTTTTATTATGTTTATTGCAGTAATTGCCTCAATAGTACAGCTTGTTGAGATGGCAGTAGAGAAATTTGCACCTGCTCTTTATGGTGCACTTGGAATCTTTCTTCCCCTTATTGCTGTAAATTGTTCGATTTTAGGTGGAGCATTATTTATGCAGGAAAGAGATTATGCAGGCCTTTCACAGGCTACTGTTTTTGGATTGGGCTCTGGAGTTGGTTGGTTTTTGGCTATTGTAGCTATTGCTGCAATTAGAGAAAAAATACGTTATTCCAATGTGCCTCCTGCTTTAAGGGGATTGGGCATTACCTTTATCATTACAGGTTTGATGGGTATTGCATTTATGAGTTTTATGGGTATTGAATTATAA
- a CDS encoding NADH:ubiquinone reductase (Na(+)-transporting) subunit F, translated as MILAVETITLIASVSVFLIFVLLLVSVILFAKSKLSPSGPVRLTINGQEPIVVDGGSTILTTLGNHKIFLPSACGGGGTCAMCKCQVLEGGGEILPTEEPYFSRKEIANNWRLGCQVKVKQDMIIKIPEEIFGIKKWECEVVSNDNVATYIKEFVVKLPEGEFLEFESGGYIQLDVPALVVDFKTELYNIPDKFRDDYDKFNIWGLTMKNPEPIFRAYSMANHPAEGNIVMLNIRLATPPWDRKANKFMDVNPGICSSYVFSRKPGDKVVVSGPYGEFHIKHTKKEMIYIGGGAGMAPLRSHLFHLFHTEKCTDRKISYWYGGRSLREVFYTEHFRSIEKDFSNFTYNIALSEPLPEDNWTGYVGFIHMVLLENYLKEHPEPEEIEYYLCGPPMMNAAVFKMLDDLGVPPENIAFDDFGG; from the coding sequence ATGATTTTAGCTGTTGAAACAATAACATTGATTGCCAGTGTTTCGGTATTTTTAATATTCGTATTACTATTGGTCTCTGTAATCCTTTTTGCAAAGTCTAAACTTTCGCCTTCAGGGCCAGTACGACTTACAATAAATGGACAGGAACCCATAGTTGTGGATGGAGGATCAACCATATTGACCACTTTGGGAAATCATAAAATTTTTCTTCCATCAGCCTGTGGTGGCGGTGGTACTTGTGCTATGTGTAAATGCCAGGTTTTAGAAGGTGGAGGAGAAATTCTCCCTACAGAGGAGCCTTATTTCTCACGAAAAGAAATAGCAAACAACTGGAGACTTGGTTGCCAGGTAAAGGTAAAGCAAGACATGATAATTAAAATTCCAGAGGAAATATTTGGGATAAAAAAGTGGGAATGCGAAGTTGTTTCCAATGATAACGTTGCAACGTATATAAAAGAATTTGTTGTTAAATTACCTGAAGGAGAATTCCTTGAATTTGAATCTGGTGGTTACATTCAGCTTGATGTTCCAGCTTTGGTTGTTGATTTCAAAACAGAGTTATATAATATTCCGGATAAATTCCGTGACGATTACGATAAATTCAATATTTGGGGGCTTACCATGAAAAATCCTGAACCTATTTTTAGGGCTTATTCAATGGCAAACCACCCTGCTGAAGGAAATATTGTAATGCTTAATATTAGACTTGCTACTCCTCCCTGGGATAGAAAAGCAAATAAATTTATGGACGTAAATCCTGGTATTTGTTCTTCTTATGTTTTCTCCAGAAAACCTGGTGACAAAGTTGTGGTTTCTGGTCCTTATGGTGAATTCCATATCAAGCATACTAAAAAGGAGATGATATATATTGGAGGTGGTGCAGGTATGGCTCCTTTAAGATCTCATTTGTTTCATCTTTTCCATACAGAAAAATGTACCGACAGAAAAATTTCATACTGGTATGGTGGTCGGTCATTGAGAGAGGTTTTTTATACTGAACATTTTAGGTCAATTGAAAAAGATTTTTCAAATTTCACTTATAACATTGCACTTTCAGAACCACTACCTGAAGATAATTGGACAGGGTATGTTGGATTTATTCATATGGTTCTTTTGGAAAATTACCTTAAAGAGCATCCTGAACCTGAAGAAATTGAATATTATCTTTGTGGTCCTCCAATGATGAACGCGGCTGTTTTTAAAATGCTGGATGATCTTGGTGTTCCCCCTGAAAATATCGCATTTGATGATTTTGGTGGTTAA
- a CDS encoding FAD:protein FMN transferase, translating into MISIVNYSNSIFRSIGFLILLVGFLFNSCNNAAESKKIIQGHAQGTTYSISYYSKDKVILKAEIDSLLDNFDLSLSTYVPHSIVSRINNNDSTVIVDNYFTIVFEKSMELAELSHGYFDVTIAPVVNAWGFGFNSKSEVDSSTIAQLLNIVGYKKVKLEDKHVIKENINTMLDFNAIAQGYSVDVLAQYFQLKGIKDFLIEIGGETRASGYKPNTESWKVGIDKPLENPEQRQLTARVKLNDKALATSGNYRKFYEENGNKFSHTINPHTGFPARNNLLSATVIAADCMSADAFATLFMVIGMERSLEFIKNHEELYLEVYFIYDDNGKMKSYFSEGLLESLEEFN; encoded by the coding sequence ATGATATCAATTGTAAATTATTCAAATTCAATATTTAGATCCATAGGTTTTCTCATCCTGCTTGTTGGCTTCTTATTTAATTCATGTAATAATGCCGCTGAGAGTAAAAAAATCATTCAGGGCCATGCACAAGGCACTACGTATAGCATTTCTTATTATTCTAAAGATAAAGTGATTTTAAAGGCTGAAATTGATTCTTTGCTTGACAACTTTGATCTTTCCCTTTCAACATATGTACCCCATTCTATTGTATCTCGGATAAATAACAACGATTCCACAGTAATTGTTGATAATTACTTTACAATTGTTTTTGAAAAATCTATGGAGTTGGCAGAACTTAGTCACGGTTATTTTGATGTAACTATAGCTCCTGTTGTAAATGCCTGGGGCTTTGGATTTAATTCTAAGTCAGAGGTGGATAGTTCAACAATAGCTCAACTCCTTAATATTGTTGGTTATAAGAAGGTGAAACTTGAAGATAAGCATGTAATTAAAGAGAATATAAATACAATGTTGGATTTTAATGCCATAGCCCAGGGATATTCTGTAGATGTGCTTGCCCAATATTTTCAACTAAAAGGCATTAAAGATTTTTTAATTGAAATAGGAGGTGAAACAAGAGCTTCTGGTTATAAACCGAATACCGAATCCTGGAAAGTTGGAATTGACAAACCCTTAGAAAATCCAGAACAAAGGCAATTAACTGCTCGTGTAAAGCTCAATGATAAAGCTTTGGCTACATCAGGAAATTACCGTAAATTTTATGAAGAAAATGGAAATAAGTTTTCACATACAATTAACCCTCATACGGGGTTTCCGGCCAGGAATAACCTCTTAAGTGCAACAGTTATTGCTGCTGATTGTATGAGTGCAGATGCATTCGCCACTCTTTTTATGGTAATTGGGATGGAAAGAAGTCTCGAGTTTATTAAAAACCATGAGGAATTATACCTTGAAGTATACTTTATATATGATGACAATGGTAAGATGAAAAGTTATTTTTCAGAAGGACTTTTGGAATCCCTTGAGGAATTTAATTGA
- a CDS encoding membrane or secreted protein, whose product MQLILIAIALLALAFAGIAIKILVKKDGKFAGTCSSNNPLVQKEGASCGICGARPEEQCKAPDQLNSSRDSKSPSEK is encoded by the coding sequence ATGCAATTAATCCTAATAGCCATAGCCCTTTTGGCACTTGCATTTGCAGGTATAGCAATAAAAATCCTGGTGAAAAAAGATGGGAAATTTGCAGGAACATGCAGCAGCAATAATCCATTGGTTCAAAAAGAGGGTGCCAGTTGTGGAATATGTGGAGCAAGGCCAGAGGAACAATGTAAAGCCCCTGATCAATTAAATTCCTCAAGGGATTCCAAAAGTCCTTCTGAAAAATAA
- a CDS encoding DUF2807 domain-containing protein has protein sequence MKTFYYILFSFSLILFSCKKENMNDCVKSTGEIITEHRAVNDFDSILVHNNITLYLKYDSVSSIVVEAGKNLVPLVETSIENNKLIIRNNNRCNFMRSYKPPVNVIVSISDLKHLNLAGSGDIFSLNTLVLERVRMVNSGIGDINLEIDAGYLYTQIYGSGGINLSGKAAVSEIYSTGNCFMQCENLVTGYTYLHSNTTGNIYVNVEKELGVNIIGSGDVYYLGKPDITKLNITGKGTLKNLN, from the coding sequence ATGAAAACTTTTTATTATATTCTTTTCTCATTTAGTTTAATTCTTTTTTCCTGCAAAAAGGAGAACATGAATGACTGTGTTAAAAGTACCGGAGAAATTATTACAGAACATAGAGCTGTAAATGATTTTGATTCTATTTTAGTCCACAACAATATTACACTTTACCTTAAATATGATTCAGTAAGCTCGATTGTTGTTGAAGCAGGTAAAAACCTTGTCCCACTTGTTGAAACGTCAATTGAAAACAACAAACTGATTATTCGCAACAACAACAGGTGTAATTTCATGAGAAGCTATAAACCTCCTGTAAATGTAATTGTTTCTATTTCTGATTTAAAGCATTTAAATTTAGCCGGCTCTGGGGATATTTTCAGTTTAAACACCTTGGTATTAGAAAGAGTAAGAATGGTTAATTCAGGAATTGGAGATATTAATCTTGAAATCGATGCAGGATATTTATATACCCAAATATATGGTTCTGGAGGAATTAATTTATCTGGAAAAGCGGCAGTTAGTGAGATATACAGTACAGGAAACTGCTTTATGCAGTGCGAAAACTTAGTTACAGGTTATACCTATTTGCATAGTAATACAACTGGTAATATTTATGTTAATGTGGAAAAAGAATTGGGTGTAAATATAATCGGTTCAGGAGATGTTTATTACCTAGGAAAACCAGACATTACAAAGTTGAATATAACTGGAAAGGGAACACTTAAAAACCTCAATTAA
- a CDS encoding acyloxyacyl hydrolase — protein MIQRFTTLLFFSLIIMSQNIIAQENSSVFRADFRGHYGFIMVHRENMSHLVKGHPYMLEFSLSKATFGEKPWQQLYNFPEMGIAFVYANLANKKQLGNVYSIIPNLNFKLNKSEACTMWLRIGAGLGYFPTTFDVLTNHKNLAVSSHLNGAVNFVLLNRIRLTRKISIENGLAFTHFSNGAYKMPNLGVNIVTLNTGLSMLIGDDKKTAVKSPLLPHSKTLDISVIGTMGIKALEAEGEKYSVYSMRILFDKAISRKSALGTGFDLVYNTSLFDKLVYDSIFIQKKSAILQPGINLSYTLNINKLSLFINQGLYLNNVDVRSGIIYHRLGFKYKFNNRLIANITLKTHFGIADHFEYGIGYTLKR, from the coding sequence ATGATACAAAGGTTTACTACTCTTTTATTCTTTTCACTAATAATTATGTCTCAAAACATAATTGCCCAGGAAAACAGTTCGGTATTTCGTGCTGATTTCAGAGGCCATTATGGTTTTATTATGGTTCACAGGGAAAACATGAGCCATTTGGTAAAGGGCCATCCTTATATGTTGGAGTTCTCTTTAAGCAAAGCAACATTTGGAGAAAAACCATGGCAACAACTATACAATTTTCCTGAAATGGGAATTGCATTCGTGTATGCAAACCTTGCCAATAAAAAGCAATTAGGCAATGTATATTCTATTATTCCTAACCTTAACTTTAAATTAAACAAAAGCGAAGCCTGTACCATGTGGCTTAGAATTGGGGCAGGACTAGGTTATTTTCCCACTACATTCGATGTATTAACAAACCATAAAAACTTAGCTGTAAGTTCCCATTTAAATGGGGCTGTAAATTTTGTATTACTTAACAGGATCCGATTAACAAGGAAAATAAGCATAGAAAATGGCCTTGCCTTTACTCATTTTTCTAATGGAGCCTATAAAATGCCCAATCTGGGGGTTAACATAGTCACTCTTAACACAGGATTATCAATGCTTATTGGTGATGATAAAAAAACAGCTGTCAAAAGCCCCTTGTTGCCACACAGTAAGACTTTGGACATTTCAGTAATCGGGACAATGGGCATAAAAGCACTTGAAGCGGAGGGCGAAAAATATTCAGTTTATTCAATGCGTATTCTTTTCGACAAGGCCATAAGTAGAAAATCTGCACTGGGAACAGGTTTTGATTTGGTTTACAACACTTCGCTATTTGACAAACTCGTATATGATAGTATTTTTATTCAAAAGAAATCAGCTATTCTTCAACCAGGCATTAATTTATCTTATACCTTAAACATTAACAAGTTATCACTATTTATTAATCAAGGATTATACTTGAATAACGTGGATGTACGTTCAGGTATAATTTACCACCGACTGGGTTTTAAGTATAAATTTAATAATCGATTAATTGCCAATATTACACTTAAAACTCATTTTGGAATTGCAGACCACTTTGAATACGGAATAGGTTATACCTTAAAACGATGA
- a CDS encoding glycosyltransferase family 39 protein, whose protein sequence is MSAYSEKTTKNINHQRTLLIVLSGWFLLNLLQAYFTGLIHDEAYYWVYTKHLNWGYFDHPPGVALFIKAGYALLGGELGLRLMVVISNTLAIWIMWELIKNYTNNIKLFFLVVFSIILVHVGGFIAVPDTALIFFTAVFFYFYRKYLNEDNLKYTLILAVIVACMLYSKYHGILVVFFTLISNLQLLKRKSFWAISILALLLFFPHIYWQYLNGFPSLKYHLAGRSKEAYNIEFTLAYLGGQLLIAGPLAGVFLFYACWKQKPEDLLLKGLKYTFWGIVLFFLFSSFKGRVEANWTAAAFIPMIVLSTVYASENSRLRNILKKIAIPGILLIFLFRISFAFNFVPDLFFIQTEVHHWDTWARQIKKKAKGAPVVFMNSYQKASKYSFYTGDESYSLNNVYYRKNQYNLWNEKERYFQGKKVMFLPSYPTSYSKELETVLGTYYYTFIDNYHSFDYIHCEVEEKKIQMNAGDTVILKVRITNTSDFVADFKPQDDFYVFLSHTIEQGNKVLYTQTGDVLKENQLKPGDSFYQQIIFIAPLEVGKYDLMISLNYQNILPTLNGDYIKLEVK, encoded by the coding sequence TTGAGCGCTTATTCAGAAAAAACTACGAAAAACATTAACCACCAAAGAACACTTTTAATTGTTCTTTCTGGATGGTTCTTGTTAAACCTTTTACAGGCCTATTTCACTGGCCTTATCCATGATGAGGCATATTACTGGGTGTATACAAAGCATTTGAATTGGGGTTATTTTGACCACCCACCGGGGGTTGCCTTATTCATTAAGGCCGGATACGCCTTATTGGGAGGTGAATTAGGCTTAAGATTAATGGTTGTAATTTCCAATACACTGGCCATTTGGATTATGTGGGAGCTGATTAAAAATTACACGAACAATATTAAATTATTCTTTCTTGTTGTTTTCTCAATTATTCTTGTTCATGTTGGAGGTTTTATTGCTGTTCCGGATACTGCTTTAATATTTTTCACAGCCGTGTTTTTTTATTTCTATCGTAAATATTTAAATGAAGATAATTTAAAATACACACTGATTTTAGCTGTAATAGTTGCTTGTATGCTTTACAGCAAATACCATGGAATTTTGGTTGTTTTTTTTACCCTTATTTCAAATCTTCAGCTTTTAAAAAGGAAAAGTTTCTGGGCAATTTCAATACTTGCCTTACTCTTGTTTTTTCCACATATTTATTGGCAATATCTAAATGGATTCCCTTCCTTAAAATATCATTTAGCGGGAAGATCCAAAGAAGCATATAACATTGAATTCACTCTTGCCTACCTTGGCGGACAACTATTAATTGCAGGGCCTTTGGCTGGAGTGTTTCTTTTTTATGCCTGTTGGAAGCAAAAGCCGGAAGATTTACTATTAAAAGGCCTTAAATATACATTCTGGGGAATTGTGTTGTTTTTTTTATTTTCAAGTTTTAAAGGTAGAGTAGAAGCAAACTGGACAGCAGCGGCTTTTATTCCCATGATTGTTCTTTCCACTGTTTACGCCTCAGAGAATTCAAGGTTAAGGAATATTTTAAAAAAAATAGCTATTCCGGGAATTTTACTGATTTTTCTGTTTAGGATTTCTTTTGCTTTTAATTTTGTTCCTGATTTGTTTTTCATTCAAACAGAAGTTCATCACTGGGATACTTGGGCCAGACAAATTAAGAAAAAAGCCAAAGGAGCACCTGTTGTTTTTATGAATTCTTACCAAAAAGCTTCTAAATATAGTTTTTATACTGGTGATGAATCCTATTCATTGAATAATGTATACTACAGAAAAAATCAATATAATTTATGGAATGAAAAGGAAAGGTATTTTCAAGGAAAAAAGGTAATGTTCCTGCCAAGTTACCCCACTTCATATTCAAAAGAATTGGAAACAGTTTTGGGTACATATTATTATACTTTTATTGATAATTACCATTCCTTCGATTATATACATTGTGAGGTTGAAGAAAAGAAAATTCAAATGAATGCAGGAGATACTGTTATTTTAAAAGTAAGAATTACTAACACATCTGATTTCGTTGCTGATTTTAAGCCCCAGGATGATTTTTATGTTTTTTTAAGCCATACTATTGAACAAGGAAATAAAGTGTTGTACACCCAAACAGGTGATGTATTAAAGGAAAACCAACTCAAACCAGGAGATAGCTTTTATCAGCAAATTATATTCATAGCCCCTTTAGAAGTGGGTAAATATGATTTGATGATTTCCTTAAATTATCAAAATATTCTACCTACGCTAAATGGTGATTATATTAAATTAGAAGTGAAATAA